The following coding sequences are from one Rutidosis leptorrhynchoides isolate AG116_Rl617_1_P2 chromosome 11, CSIRO_AGI_Rlap_v1, whole genome shotgun sequence window:
- the LOC139875520 gene encoding uncharacterized protein, translating into MKKAKKSLVKGCVSFLAYVIDAKKEKKSVSDIPIVSKFSEGFPDKLPGLPPVREDGSLQFPSFTPAAKAPYRLAPSEIRDMISQIQEFLDSGYYRRFIKDFSKIAGPLTKLTRKDVTFRWSDEQENAFQTLKWLLCQAPVLALPEGTDNFVVYCDASLAGLGCMLMHREKVISYASRQLKTHERNYPTHDLELAAVVFALKLWRHYLYGTHYRDSGFVSNFWQSLQDNLGTRANLSTTYHPQTDGQSERTIQTTLEDMLRAYVLEYGGSWDSLLPLIEFAYHNSYHSSIGMSPYEMLYGRRCRTPTCWLEAGEKQFAGLEIVQLTAEKVVIAREKLKSARDRQKMYAGPHRQPVIFIVGEQVYLKVSPWKGVIRFGKRGKLAPRYIGPFRIQHVLNDQTVVLDLLAELAGIHNTFTVCYLHKCKVDDESQILPLQDLKVDMNKKLVEEPVRIVDRKITKLRHKQIPMVLVECAKSRFGAQNHENSDLMLMNSTRTIAEWIRTDTGCIRVILGATVWLQMIQPYGYRCIRTVAGASVRFQSVSILQNLFWP; encoded by the exons gacgggtctctacaatttcCGAGTTTTACACCAGCGGCAAAAGCTCCGTATAGATTAGCACCATCTGAGATTCGTGATATGATCTCGCAAATTCAGGAGTTTCTAGATT ccggttattaccgaaggtttattaaAGATTTCTCAAAGATCGCGGGTCCATTGACCAAGTTGACCAGGAAAGATGTAACTTTTCGATGGAGCGATGAACAAGAAAATGCCTTCCAGACATTGAAATGGTTATTGTGTCAAGCTCCTGTTTTAGCATTACCTGAGGGTACGGACAATttcgttgtgtattgtgatgcGTCATTAGCTGGATTGGGTTGTATGTTAATGCATAGAGAGAAAGTTATTTCCTATGCCTCAAGACAGTTGAAAACTCATGAGAGGAATTATCCAACACATGATCTAGAGTTGGCTGCAGTTGTATTTGCGTTGAAATTATGGAGACATTACCTTTATGGCACTCATT ATAGAGATTCAGGATTCGTATCTAATTTTTGGCAGAGTTTACAAGATAATTTGGGTACTCGAGCTAATCTCAGCacaacgtatcatcctcaaacagacggtcaaagtgaacgtacTATTCAAACgacgttagaggatatgttaagagcttaTGTATTAGAGTATGGAGGATCATGGGATTCTCTTCTACCTTTGATTGAATTTGCTTACCACAACTCGTATCACTCTAGTATAGGCAtgtcgccctatgaaatgttgtatggtcgtcgATGTAGAACGccaacttgttggttagaagctggagagaaacagtttgcgggTCTAGAGATTGTACAGCTGACGGCAGAGAAAGTAGTAATTGCACGCGAGAAATTGAAATCCGcaagagatagacaaaagatgtatgctggtcCGCACAGACAGCCAGTTATTTTCATAGTAGGTGAGCAGGTATACTTGAAAGTATCTCcctggaaaggtgtcattcgtttcggtaaaagaggcaaGTTAGCTCCGAGGTACATTGGGCCGTTTAGAATACAACacgtgttgaatgatcagacagtAGTATTAGATCTTCTTgctgagttagctggtattcataacacATTCACTGTGTGTTATCTTCATAAGTGCAAGGTagatgatgaaagtcagattctaccACTGCAAGATTTAAAAGTTGATATGAATAAGAAGTTAGTGGAAGAGCCTGTAAGAATTGTAGACAGAAAGATTACTAAGTTACGGCATAAGCAGATACCGATGGTATTAGTTGAGTG TGCAAAATCGAGATTTGGGGCTCAAAATCACGAAAACAGTGACCTGATGCTGATGAACAGCACCCGTACGATTGCAGAATGGATCCGTACGGATACAGGGTGTATCCGGGTCATTTTGGGTGCAACCGTATGGTTGCAGATGATTCAACCGTACGGATAcagatgcatccgtacggttgcaggtgCTTCCGTGCGGTTTCAGTCTGTTAGCATTTTGcaaaacttgttttggccgtaa
- the LOC139876750 gene encoding organic cation/carnitine transporter 7 isoform X1, with protein MRKNISFSSTLIQKRSPSSESMGDEAQTYSVDDALAAVGFGKFQMLVLAYAGMGWISEAMEMMLLSFVGPALQSAWNLSSREESMITSVVFAGMLVGAYSWGVVSDKHGRRKGFLITATVTSVAGLLSALAPNYYTLIILRCLVGIGLGGGPVLSSWFLEFIPAPSRGTWMVVFSAFWTVGTIFEASIAWFVMPTLGWRWLLAFSSLPSSLLLLFYQVVPESPRYLCLKGRTTEALTILEKVAKTNGKTLPPGVLISDQVIELNEKSTESEDAQHLLPQTNNYTDEKPEMIDHSKKSVSTIALLFSPELIKPTLLLWVVFFGNAFSYYGLVLLTTELHNGRNTCAPIELQSPHEEISYKDVFITSFAEFPGLIISAFTIDKLGRKRSMSTMFFLCCIFLLPLVFHQPQVVTTGLLFMARICITTTFTVVYIYAPEIYPTSVRTTGVGMGSSVGRIGGMICPLVAVGLIHGCHQTTAILLFEFVIFVSGVCVLMFPFETSGRELTDATAPEKVNTLVT; from the exons ATGAGAAAGAATATCAGTTTCTCGTCCACTCTGATTCAAAAAAGGAGTCCGAGTTCTGAATCG ATGGGAGATGAGGCTCAAACCTACAGTGTGGATGATGCACTTGCAGCTGTCGGGTTTGGTAAATTCCAAATGCTCGTGCTTGCGTATGCAGGGATGGGGTGGATTTCCGAAGCCATGGAAATGATGCTTCTTTCTTTTGTGGGTCCCGCACTTCAGTCCGCATGGAATCTTTCGTCTCGTGAAGAGAGCATGATAACGAGTGTCGTCTTTGCCGGAATGTTGGTTGGTGCGTATTCATGGGGCGTTGTTTCCGATAAACATGGAAGGAG GAAAGGATTCTTGATTACTGCAACTGTTACGTCTGTAGCTGGTTTACTTAGTGCTTTAGCTCCTAATTATTATACTCTCATTATTCTTCGTTGTCTTGTTGGTATTGGTCTCGGAGGTGGGCCCGTACTCTCTTCCTGGTTTCTTGAATTTATCCCTGCTCCAAGCAGAGGCACCTGGATGGTCGTGTTTTCCGCTTTTTGGACTGTTGGAACTATTTTTGAGGCTTCCATTGCATGG TTTGTGATGCCAACGTTGGGTTGGAGATGGTTACTTGCATTCTCATCTCTTCCTTCATCACTATTGCTTCTTTTTTACCAAGTAGTTCCCGAATCTCCAAGATATTTATGCTTAAAAGGGAGAACAACCGAAGCACTTACAATATTAGAAAAAGTTGCTAAAACTAACGGGAAAACACTTCCACCTGGCGTTCTTATTTCCGATCAAGTAATCGAGTTGAATGAAAAGTCAACTGAATCAGAAGATGCTCAACACCTTCTCCCCCAAACTAATAACTACACCGATGAAAAACCTGAAATGATCGATCACAGTAAAAAAAGCGTCTCAACGATAGCATTGCTTTTTTCACCGGAATTAATCAAGCCGACCCTACTTTTATGGGTGGTTTTCTTTGGCAATGCATTCTCGTATTATGGCTTAGTCCTTCTTACCACCGAGTTGCACAATGGGCGTAATACTTGTGCACCAATTGAATTGCAGTCTCCACATGAAGAGATTAGCTATAAAGACGTTTTCATCACTAGTTTTGCAG AGTTCCCGGGACTTATTATATCGGCATTTACAATTGATAAGCTTGGTCGTAAGCGCTCCATGTCAACAATGTTTTTCCTCTGCTGTATTTTTTTGCTCCCGTTGGTATTTCATCAACCTCAAGTTGTTACAACCGGTCTCCTTTTTATGGCTCGGATATGCATCACCACAACCTTCACCGTTGTTTACATTTACGCACCCGAG ATATATCCGACATCAGTGAGAACGACAGGGGTTGGTATGGGCAGCTCGGTTGGACGAATTGGTGGGATGATATGCCCATTGGTTGCAGTCGGTTTGATACATGGATGTCATCAAACTACAGCGATTTTATTGTTCGAGTTTGTTATTTTTGTTTCAGGTGTATGTGTACTCATGTTCCCGTTCGAAACAAGTGGCCGTGAGCTCACTGATGCGACTGCTCCAGAGAAAGTAAATACATTGGTCACTTGA
- the LOC139876750 gene encoding organic cation/carnitine transporter 7 isoform X2 encodes MGDEAQTYSVDDALAAVGFGKFQMLVLAYAGMGWISEAMEMMLLSFVGPALQSAWNLSSREESMITSVVFAGMLVGAYSWGVVSDKHGRRKGFLITATVTSVAGLLSALAPNYYTLIILRCLVGIGLGGGPVLSSWFLEFIPAPSRGTWMVVFSAFWTVGTIFEASIAWFVMPTLGWRWLLAFSSLPSSLLLLFYQVVPESPRYLCLKGRTTEALTILEKVAKTNGKTLPPGVLISDQVIELNEKSTESEDAQHLLPQTNNYTDEKPEMIDHSKKSVSTIALLFSPELIKPTLLLWVVFFGNAFSYYGLVLLTTELHNGRNTCAPIELQSPHEEISYKDVFITSFAEFPGLIISAFTIDKLGRKRSMSTMFFLCCIFLLPLVFHQPQVVTTGLLFMARICITTTFTVVYIYAPEIYPTSVRTTGVGMGSSVGRIGGMICPLVAVGLIHGCHQTTAILLFEFVIFVSGVCVLMFPFETSGRELTDATAPEKVNTLVT; translated from the exons ATGGGAGATGAGGCTCAAACCTACAGTGTGGATGATGCACTTGCAGCTGTCGGGTTTGGTAAATTCCAAATGCTCGTGCTTGCGTATGCAGGGATGGGGTGGATTTCCGAAGCCATGGAAATGATGCTTCTTTCTTTTGTGGGTCCCGCACTTCAGTCCGCATGGAATCTTTCGTCTCGTGAAGAGAGCATGATAACGAGTGTCGTCTTTGCCGGAATGTTGGTTGGTGCGTATTCATGGGGCGTTGTTTCCGATAAACATGGAAGGAG GAAAGGATTCTTGATTACTGCAACTGTTACGTCTGTAGCTGGTTTACTTAGTGCTTTAGCTCCTAATTATTATACTCTCATTATTCTTCGTTGTCTTGTTGGTATTGGTCTCGGAGGTGGGCCCGTACTCTCTTCCTGGTTTCTTGAATTTATCCCTGCTCCAAGCAGAGGCACCTGGATGGTCGTGTTTTCCGCTTTTTGGACTGTTGGAACTATTTTTGAGGCTTCCATTGCATGG TTTGTGATGCCAACGTTGGGTTGGAGATGGTTACTTGCATTCTCATCTCTTCCTTCATCACTATTGCTTCTTTTTTACCAAGTAGTTCCCGAATCTCCAAGATATTTATGCTTAAAAGGGAGAACAACCGAAGCACTTACAATATTAGAAAAAGTTGCTAAAACTAACGGGAAAACACTTCCACCTGGCGTTCTTATTTCCGATCAAGTAATCGAGTTGAATGAAAAGTCAACTGAATCAGAAGATGCTCAACACCTTCTCCCCCAAACTAATAACTACACCGATGAAAAACCTGAAATGATCGATCACAGTAAAAAAAGCGTCTCAACGATAGCATTGCTTTTTTCACCGGAATTAATCAAGCCGACCCTACTTTTATGGGTGGTTTTCTTTGGCAATGCATTCTCGTATTATGGCTTAGTCCTTCTTACCACCGAGTTGCACAATGGGCGTAATACTTGTGCACCAATTGAATTGCAGTCTCCACATGAAGAGATTAGCTATAAAGACGTTTTCATCACTAGTTTTGCAG AGTTCCCGGGACTTATTATATCGGCATTTACAATTGATAAGCTTGGTCGTAAGCGCTCCATGTCAACAATGTTTTTCCTCTGCTGTATTTTTTTGCTCCCGTTGGTATTTCATCAACCTCAAGTTGTTACAACCGGTCTCCTTTTTATGGCTCGGATATGCATCACCACAACCTTCACCGTTGTTTACATTTACGCACCCGAG ATATATCCGACATCAGTGAGAACGACAGGGGTTGGTATGGGCAGCTCGGTTGGACGAATTGGTGGGATGATATGCCCATTGGTTGCAGTCGGTTTGATACATGGATGTCATCAAACTACAGCGATTTTATTGTTCGAGTTTGTTATTTTTGTTTCAGGTGTATGTGTACTCATGTTCCCGTTCGAAACAAGTGGCCGTGAGCTCACTGATGCGACTGCTCCAGAGAAAGTAAATACATTGGTCACTTGA